One genomic window of Candidatus Methylomirabilota bacterium includes the following:
- a CDS encoding DUF2442 domain-containing protein yields MMKDVVEAKPLDGFRLHVRFEDGVEGEIDLTGLIRFEGVFAPLRDPARFSEVRVHPELGTVCWPNGADLDPDVLYVRISGKPIRLAPEETRPF; encoded by the coding sequence ATGATGAAGGATGTGGTCGAGGCCAAGCCGCTGGACGGCTTCCGGTTGCACGTGCGTTTCGAGGACGGTGTGGAAGGTGAGATTGATCTGACCGGTCTCATCCGCTTCGAAGGAGTGTTCGCTCCCTTGCGAGACCCGGCACGGTTTTCTGAGGTCCGGGTGCATCCTGAGCTCGGAACCGTGTGCTGGCCTAACGGAGCCGACCTCGATCCCGATGTACTGTACGTTAGGATCTCCGGCAAGCCCATTAGACTTGCTCCTGAGGAAACTCGTCCCTTCTGA
- a CDS encoding lysophospholipid acyltransferase family protein: protein MDIRERLNRVVTWCLTCLLVVPVCTVLMRVLNRTRIVGKHHLQGARLPLVFVSNHVTIFDDGLVDTLIFWPRIFWEYDFIPYHVPEERNFFKGRLISWFMRRMKCIPVRRGEGIFQPAMDRIIAALREGGCVRTFPEGTRTRNGTLGHGRPGVGRVLYETGAAVVPCFHRGLDQVLPIGSVVPRIGKRVDIVIGPPFSVDDLRALPNTKETWQKIADRLIEKIAELGRPAAGT, encoded by the coding sequence ATGGACATCCGCGAGAGATTGAACCGTGTCGTCACCTGGTGCTTAACCTGCCTGCTCGTGGTGCCGGTGTGCACCGTCCTGATGCGGGTGCTGAACCGGACGCGGATCGTGGGCAAGCATCACCTCCAGGGTGCGCGCCTGCCGCTCGTGTTCGTCTCGAACCACGTCACCATCTTCGACGACGGCCTCGTGGACACGCTGATCTTCTGGCCGCGCATCTTCTGGGAGTACGACTTCATCCCGTATCACGTTCCCGAGGAGCGCAACTTCTTCAAGGGCCGGCTGATAAGCTGGTTCATGCGGCGGATGAAGTGCATTCCGGTCCGCCGCGGCGAGGGGATCTTCCAGCCCGCGATGGACCGGATCATCGCGGCGCTCCGGGAGGGCGGCTGCGTGCGGACCTTTCCAGAGGGGACGCGGACTCGCAACGGGACTCTGGGCCACGGCCGGCCGGGCGTGGGCCGGGTGCTCTACGAGACCGGCGCCGCGGTGGTGCCGTGTTTCCACCGCGGGCTCGACCAGGTGCTGCCCATCGGGTCGGTGGTCCCGCGCATCGGGAAGCGCGTTGACATCGTGATCGGGCCGCCGTTCAGCGTGGACGATCTGCGCGCGCTGCCGAACACGAAGGAGACCTGGCAGAAGATCGCCGACCGGCTGATAGAGAAGATCGCCGAGCTCGGCCGCCCGGCGGCAGGGACTTAG
- a CDS encoding glutamate-1-semialdehyde 2,1-aminomutase, producing the protein MAPHNHPTSRTPEETALLGTAQRRFPGGVLSGYYAPDDLQFVVKEARGAHLYDFSGREYLDYLLGSGPMVLGHAHPAVIEAVQAQLSRGTTYFQLSEPAVALAEEICRAMPCAEQVRYTSSGSEATFFALRVARAFRKRDKILKFEGGFHGTHDYSLMSVGPKAPKAFPAPTPDSAGIPHAISDEVLIAPFNDLAETEAIIAAHHESLAAVIMEPFQRLIIPDRGFLAGVREVTRRYGVPLIFDEIVTGFRFAYGGAQEYYGVVPDLAAVGKIIGGGFPLAAVVGREEMMRHLAPAMETAGEFVQQAGTLNGNPVAAAAGLATLAELRKPGAYERLFATGNRVKTALAEAARRAGFQAQVAGEAPVFEIYFTDRPITDYRATLTADRALHAAFTRALLELGVVKAAQKIYVSLAHTEEDIQRTVQAFTAAFEAVAEQRP; encoded by the coding sequence ATGGCGCCCCACAATCACCCGACGTCACGGACTCCCGAGGAAACCGCGCTGCTCGGAACGGCTCAGCGCCGCTTCCCCGGCGGTGTGCTCAGTGGCTACTACGCCCCCGACGATCTCCAGTTCGTCGTCAAGGAAGCCCGCGGCGCCCACCTCTACGACTTCTCCGGGCGCGAGTACCTCGACTACCTCCTGGGGTCGGGCCCCATGGTGCTGGGCCACGCCCACCCGGCGGTGATCGAGGCCGTCCAGGCGCAGCTCAGCCGGGGCACGACGTACTTCCAGCTCTCCGAGCCCGCCGTGGCCCTGGCCGAGGAAATCTGCCGCGCCATGCCCTGCGCCGAGCAGGTGCGCTATACCTCCTCCGGCAGCGAGGCGACGTTCTTCGCGCTGCGCGTCGCGCGGGCCTTCCGCAAGCGCGACAAGATCCTGAAGTTCGAGGGCGGCTTCCACGGCACCCACGACTACTCCCTGATGAGCGTGGGGCCGAAGGCGCCCAAGGCCTTCCCCGCGCCCACGCCAGACTCGGCCGGCATCCCGCACGCCATCAGCGACGAGGTACTGATCGCGCCCTTCAACGACCTGGCGGAGACCGAGGCCATCATCGCCGCGCACCACGAGAGCCTGGCGGCCGTGATCATGGAGCCCTTCCAGCGGCTGATCATCCCGGACAGGGGCTTCCTGGCAGGCGTGCGCGAGGTCACGCGCCGCTACGGGGTGCCGCTCATCTTCGACGAGATCGTGACAGGCTTCCGCTTCGCCTACGGCGGCGCCCAGGAGTACTACGGCGTCGTGCCGGACCTCGCGGCGGTGGGCAAGATCATCGGCGGCGGCTTCCCGCTGGCGGCCGTGGTCGGGCGCGAGGAGATGATGCGGCACCTGGCGCCCGCCATGGAGACCGCGGGCGAGTTTGTCCAGCAGGCGGGCACGCTCAACGGCAACCCGGTTGCGGCGGCCGCGGGGCTGGCGACGCTCGCCGAGCTCCGCAAGCCGGGCGCCTACGAGCGTCTCTTCGCGACCGGCAACCGCGTGAAGACTGCGCTCGCGGAGGCCGCAAGGCGCGCGGGCTTCCAGGCGCAGGTCGCGGGCGAGGCGCCCGTCTTCGAGATCTACTTCACCGACCGCCCCATCACCGACTACCGGGCCACGCTGACGGCCGATCGCGCGCTCCATGCCGCGTTTACCCGCGCGCTGCTCGAGCTGGGTGTCGTCAAGGCGGCGCAGAAGATCTACGTCTCCCTCGCCCACACTGAAGAAGATATCCAGCGAACCGTCCAAGCATTCACCGCGGCTTTCGAGGCCGTGGCCGAGCAGCGACCGTAA